In Spirochaetales bacterium, one genomic interval encodes:
- a CDS encoding TetR/AcrR family transcriptional regulator, translated as MKKHIFGFHSDENKKNVRHRILDVAARLFYNQGTKHTGINQIIAESKVAKASFYQYFPSKEDLIIECLDIYNDTITRVIRRLIDRSRSMHHFFKRWTRLIMRNVQRETVFNGCPIANIGFQMEPDNIRLKEKFREITGGWQSIMTGLFEKARRTGEIAGDIESDTLFREIVRINEGAFIMWRLTGDIHYIEGMLDSFMRLLG; from the coding sequence ATGAAAAAACATATATTCGGGTTTCATTCGGATGAAAACAAAAAAAACGTCCGGCACCGTATTCTCGATGTCGCCGCACGGCTTTTCTACAACCAGGGGACAAAGCATACGGGGATCAATCAGATTATCGCTGAATCGAAGGTGGCAAAGGCGAGTTTTTATCAGTATTTTCCTTCAAAGGAAGACCTGATCATCGAGTGCCTCGATATCTACAATGATACGATTACCCGCGTTATTCGAAGACTCATCGACCGCAGCAGGTCGATGCATCACTTTTTCAAACGATGGACCCGCCTGATTATGAGAAATGTGCAGAGGGAGACGGTCTTTAACGGCTGTCCCATCGCCAATATCGGATTTCAGATGGAACCCGACAATATCAGGCTCAAAGAAAAGTTCAGGGAAATTACCGGGGGCTGGCAGTCGATTATGACGGGACTTTTCGAAAAAGCCCGCAGGACCGGTGAAATTGCCGGAGATATTGAAAGCGATACCCTTTTCAGGGAAATCGTCCGGATAAACGAAGGCGCTTTTATCATGTGGCGGCTCACCGGTGACATTCACTATATCGAAGGAATGCTCGATTCATTCATGCGGCTTCTCGGGTAA